A single window of Paroedura picta isolate Pp20150507F chromosome 8, Ppicta_v3.0, whole genome shotgun sequence DNA harbors:
- the MYNN gene encoding myoneurin isoform X2 codes for MQYSHHCEHLLERLNKQREAGFLCDCTIVIGEFQFKAHRNVLASFSEYFGAFYKDASDSNVVLDQNQVKADGFQKLLEFIYTGNLNLDSWNVKEIHQAADYLRVEEVVTKCKIKMEDFAFIANPSSTETSSITGNIALNQQTCLLTLRDYNSQEKSDAPSADTAQAPAAKATLEKKSAQGKKRKKSFVAQKGLPDKPAQCPSDVIENSLGEMFFNANKLATEITEQAAQGGENSELQLAPVVESETFTAQEILAQEILVQILPAKPKRGKAQQGCALKEHCLSNISNDKNSYQLESLGEDLDPKSPKTKPVCNTCGKVFSEASSLRRHMRIHKGVKPYVCQLCGKAFTQCNQLKTHVRTHTGEKPYKCELCDKGFAQKCQLVFHSRMHHGEEKPYKCDACNLQFATSSNLKIHARKHSGEKPYVCDRCGQRFAQASTLTYHVRRHTGEKPYVCDTCGKAFAVSSSLITHSRKHTGEKPYICGICGKSFISSGELSKHFRSHTGERPFICELCGNSYTDIKNLKKHKSKVPRTPWIPSRPTIPSTIRTPPPMRKALCWSRQM; via the exons ATGCAGTATTCACACCACTGTGAGCACCTCCTGGAAAGGCTGAACAAACAGCGAGAGGCAGGTTTCCTGTGTGACTGCACCATCGTTATTGGTGAATTTCAGTTCAAAGCTCATCGAAATGTGCTGGCTTCCTTCAGTGAGTACTTTGGGGCTTTTTACAAGGACGCGTCTGACAGTAACGTAGTTTTGGATCAGAATCAAGTGAAAGCCGATGGATTTCAGAAACTTCTGGAGTTCATATATACAGGAAATTTAAACCTTGACAG CTGGAATGTTAAAGAAATCCACCAGGCTGCCGATTATCTCAGAGTGGAGGAGGTGGTCACTAAGTGTAAAATAAAGATGGAAGACTTTGCTTTCATTGCCAACCCCTCTTCTACAGAAACCTCTAGCATCACTGGGAACATTGCACTGAACCAGCAGACGTGCCTGCTCACCCTCCGCGACTACAATAGCCAGGAGAAATCCGATGCCCCTTCGGCAGACACCGCTCAGGCCCCGGCTGCAAAAGCAACCCTGGAAAAGAAATCCGCTCAAGGCAAAAAGCGGAAGAAGTCCTTCGTCGCTCAGAAAGGCCTGCCGGACAAGCCAGCGCAGTGTCCAAGCGATGTCATCGAGAACTCTTTGGGGGAGATGTTCTTCAATGCAAATAAACTGGCCACTGAGATCACGGAGCAGGCCGCCCAGGGCGGGGAGAATTCAGAGCTGCAGCTGGCGCCCGTGGTGGAAAGCGAAACCTTTACTGCCCAGGAGATCCTCGCCCAGGAGATCCTTGTCCAGATACTGCCAGCGAAGCCCAAACGGGGAAAGGCCCAGCAGGGCTGTGCGCTGAAAGAGCACTGCTTGTCCAACATCTCCAACGACAAGAACTCGTACCAGTTGGAGAGCTTGGGAGAGGACCTGGATCCGAAATCTCCCAAGACAAAGCCGGTGTGCAACACCTGCGGGAAAGTGTTTTCCGAAGCCAGCAGTCTGAGACGGCACATGAGGATCCACAAAGGAGTCAAGCCGTATGTGTGCCAGCTCTGCGGGAAGGCCTTTACTCAGTGCAACCAGCTGAAAACGCATGTAAGAACTCACACAG GCGAAAAGCCATATAAATGTGAACTCTGTGACAAAGGCTTCGCTCAGAAATGCCAACTGGTTTTCCACAGCCGGATGCATCACGGAGaggagaagccctacaagtgcgATGCCTGCAACCTGCAGTTCGCCACTTCAAGCAACCTGAAGATCCACGCCAG GAAGCACAGTGGGGAGAAGCCATACGTCTGTGACAGATGCGGCCAGCGGTTTGCCCAGGCGAGCACCCTGACCTATCACGTGCGACGGCACACAGGAGAAAAGCCTTACGTTTGCGACACCTGCGGGAAAGCCTTTGCAGTCTCCAGCTCCCTCATCACCCACTCAAGGAAGCACACAG gggAGAAACCCTACATCTGTGGCatttgtgggaaaagcttcatttcttcaggggaactcagcaAACACTTCCGATCCCATACAG GTGAAAGACCATTTATCTGTGAGCTGTGTGGGAATTCCTACACAGATATAAAGAACCTCAAGAAGCACAAATCAAAG